Proteins from one Plasmodium cynomolgi strain B DNA, chromosome 10, whole genome shotgun sequence genomic window:
- a CDS encoding CDK-activating kinase assembly factor (putative) produces MKFWQGRLGCSYKAAYSAVAVISEGASCLDDVCTSSEKKLFYFDICKHKICGECLENHLSQHNKQHCPRCKIGVTKKNVTPFDIEERIYSNQKNIRSKLTEIFNKKRHNFENTPLYNNYLEQIEDIIYLLTNEADEKKRKIIEAYIKKYEKENQKIIEENNVIIFENEKKKIHDIVKKEGNFYEIIKHRPLIKKSQNEIFVHSLVKENPKLFDEIKVTNITESQPQPLNPAIKNDTDIPLRRFSSEQELKKSDHAGGYDISIVFKRCDTEFNSTIYLNI; encoded by the exons atgaaattttggCAGGGCCGTTTGGGATGTTCGTACAAAGCAGCGTATTCAGCCGTAGCGGTGATTTCAGAAGGTGC CAGCTGCCTAGACGACGTGTGCACGAGCAGCGAAAAAAAGCTGTTCTACTTTGACATTTGTAAACACAAAATCTGCGGAGAATGCCTGGAGAACCACCTCAGCCAACATAACAAGCAGCATTGCCCACGTTGCAAAATAGGcgtgacgaaaaaaaatgtgactCCCTTTGATATCGAAGAAAGAATCTACTCTAACCAAAAAAACATCAGATCCAAGTTGAcggaaatttttaacaaaaaaagacacaattttgaaaataccCCTCTGTACAATAACTATTTGGAACAAATCGAGGACATCATCTACCTGTTAACAAATGAAgcggatgaaaaaaagagaaaaataatcgaagcgtacattaaaaaatacgaaaaggaaaatcaaaaaatcattgaagaaaataatgttatcatatttgaaaacgaaaaaaaaaaaatccatgatattgtaaaaaaggaaggaaatttttatgaaattattaAGCACAGACCACTTATCAAGAAATCTCAGAATGAGATATTTGTACATTCGCTTGTTAAAGAGAATCCCAAGCTGtttgatgaaataaaagTGACGAACATTACTGAGAGCCAACCACAGCCACTAAACCCTGCCATCAAAAACGACACAGATATTCCTTTGCGTAGATTTTCCTCAGAACAGGAGCTGAAGAAGTCGGACCATGCGGGGGGGTACGACATCTCCATCGTCTTTAAAAGGTGCGATACGGAGTTTAACTCCACCATTTATCTTAACATATGA
- a CDS encoding hypothetical protein (putative) — protein MDRLTHLNEYTKFFQFGTDERRREEKLSGKKHSGKKYSGKKHDAECSEKERHYSKVKGKNAFISPSNNVEERGASRKLHPCRESQNEYQAQRVRKASEYQTQRVGKASEYHQCGSEAHSSSLSLTPKGNKTLNHPHYEMKRRDTRKTLNCCLEQVSICKRCYMKELHERKRRTAVYTLEFNNLVDCEPVSGRNLVKRNATLAHGLKHKSKYRQERSAGEGNKRVMIVEKLPEQIQQKKNLFQFLNSIFSRSRMVGVRARVVAKVMAMVMAMVIAIVMVMVIVMAMVMDVTMAR, from the exons atggacagACTGACCCACCTAAATGAGTACActaaatttttccaatttggtACAGATGAAAGGCGACGAGAAGAGAAGCTCAGTGGGAAGAAGCACAGTGGAAAGAAGTACAGTGGAAAGAAGCACGATGCAGAGTGCTCCGAGAAGGAAAGGCATTATTCAAAggtgaaaggaaaaaatgccttCATATCGCCATCAAACAATGTGGAGGAGAGAGGCGCGTCCAGAAAGTTACACCCCTGCAGGGAGAGCCAAAATGAATACCAGGCACAGAGAGTACGGAAAGCAAGTGAATATCAGACACAGAGAGTAGGGAAAGCAAGTGAATACCACCAGTGCGGGAGTGAAGCACATTCCTCCAGCTTGAGCTTAACGCCAAAGGGTAACAAAACTCTGAATCACCCGCATTATGaaatgaagaggagggaTACCAGAAAGACCCTAAACTGTTGTCTCGAACAAGTTAGTATATGCAAAAGGTGCTACATGAAGGAGTTGCAcgaaaggaagagaaggacTGCAGTTTATACGTTAGAGTTTAATAACTTGGTCGACTGTGAACCTGTCAGTGGACGTAACTTAGTGAAGAGGAATGCCACCCTTGCGCATGGCTTGAAACACAAGAGTAAGTATCGTCAGGAGCGCTCTGCTGGGGAGGGAAACAAACGAGTAATGATTGTGGAGAAGCTGCCGGAACAAATCcagcagaagaaaaatttgttccaaTTTTTGAACTCCATTTTTAGC CGTAGCCGCATGGTCGGGGTGAGAGCTAGGGTTGTGGCTAAGGTTATGGCTATGGTTATGGCTATGGTTATCGCTATCGTTATGGTTATGGTTATCGTTATGGCTATGGTTATGGATGTGACTATGGCGAGG
- a CDS encoding hypothetical protein (putative), translated as THNYVNISKLRKVEELLKEQIIKRSFQEVDTHSGFIQLNRTICCYSVHVKNKIVCPFLLMRSNSFILIVLLLMEDRNNERPQVEAANNANKLLYYNLMQDFLTYVEGKMVKRAAHLFSPYGQDNHNKVVVLQKIRSVGDAYITSIIPFGRLLGGRSSLFLDYLQGDMYKRGDILQSSFFPFYNFLMLENRKENVHLGKDEPTVCSSSLLQGGRECGLSEGRVQFTSPSEQSESDKDSMFSSGDFEEASSSEGALEENLPCAFTKRKEPNDVLYINGKPSFVPLTKGTRTNREISETFFKLLMKFYTLARRDNLIRRDSLSRRDSLPRRDSLARRDSLARRDNLPRRDNLGEPPLPPNAHYHAYLLFLYNYSSRLGKHQQIAIENHIAQNESVRISRGNIQTYVPVYVHE; from the coding sequence ACACATAATTATGTGAATATTTCCAAACTGAGGAAAGTGGAAGAACTACTTAAGGAGcagataataaaaagaagctTCCAAGAAGTAGACACACACTCCGGCTTTATCCAGCTGAACAGGACAATATGTTGTTATTCCGTACATGTCaagaataaaattgtttgcccctttttattgATGAGAAGTAACAGCTTCATTTTGATAGTCCTTCTCCTGATGGAAGATCGGAACAATGAACGTCCCCAGGTGGAAGCTGCAAATAATGCCAATAAGTTACTCTACTACAACTTGATGCAGGATTTTTTAACCTACGTGGAAGGTAAGATGGTCAAACGAGCTGCtcaccttttttccccttacgGACAAGACAACCACAACAAGGTAGTAGTCCTCCAGAAAATCCGCAGCGTAGGGGATGCCTATATAACATCCATTATTCCATTTGGCAGACTTCTCGGAGGGAGAAGTTCTCTATTTTTAGATTATCTACAAGGAGATATGTACAAAAGGGGAGACATTTTACAGAGTagctttttccctttttacaactttttgATGCTGGAAAACAGGAAGGAGAATGTTCACCTGGGGAAAGATGAACCAACTGTGTGCAGTAGTTCTTTGCTGCAGGGGGGTAGGGAGTGTGGTTTGTCTGAGGGGAGAGTCCAATTTACCTCCCCGAGTGAGCAAAGCGAGAGCGATAAGGACAGCATGTTTAGCAGCGGTGATTTCGAAGAGGCAAGCAGTTCAGAGGGAGCATTAGAAGAAAACCTCCCCTGCGCGTTTACCAAGAGGAAGGAGCCAAACGATGTTCTGTACATAAATGGCAAGCCAAGCTTTGTGCCTCTCACAAAGGGGACTCGCACAAACAGGGAGATAAGCGAGACCTTCTTCAAGCTACTTATGAAGTTTTACACCTTGGCCAGGAGGGATAACCTTATAAGGAGAGACAGCCTTTCCAGGAGGGACAGCCTTCCCAGGAGAGACAGCCTTGCCAGGAGAGACAGCCTTGCCAGGAGGGATAACCTTCCCAGGAGGGACAACCTGGGGGAGCCTCCACTTCCACCCAACGCACATTATCACGCATATCTTTTATTCTTATACAATTACTCCTCCCGTTTGGGGAAGCACCAACAGATCGCCATCGAAAATCACATTGCTCAGAATGAGAGCGTGCGGATTAGCAGGGGGAACATTCAGACCTACGTCCCGGTTTATGTCCACGAGTAA
- a CDS encoding glutathione synthetase (putative) produces MEGDDLESRVNHFYGVVQQEIINFFTEEKDNNKYLSYARIQLLMQDLMDYLNSDGFYIFTKACQGGGNIRYLQEPKLFSFSVIPQMLSRSLLQLCQECTLLYSQLFDNIVCDMHFLLSVFEGIKEYDDFCGRLIGICERVYLSKEGPGRDIKNDIRCVIGRSDYMLDSPGGGPQSGRSGESGESGEMGEMGRSGRSQPGGQNCQVKQIEYNTISVAFGNLSSVLFEAHKSMLKQVYRECFPLEGEGQPLEKGLPQGEVRGGRPLKEVGSILEGKFKNDFLEGIVTCMKKCHEEYLTKTQPLQGNNKTVILSILHNEDLNSFDKYRTKYELNKMDISQKCLTIKELQLFYEKKKLFLNYPHETLAETLKRVKECQKELHEGKLAPGKLLLDLNAREYDPYECPNYMEHVLEVSVVYFRSLYSPDHFNETIWNVRELLEFSDAVKIPSVPYQLVGSKRIQMMLLDESILKKYLSLDLNKRKKSDKQIQHDMNLLQKTFALQVDPSLSQNEHIVSHAIREDHHYLLKPQREGGKNNLHGTDIREKLMLYYKPEERDKLSFYVLMQRLFPTPFTAVHCRTRVHPSGEATCDSSNTEKGAVGGNISGVQCVSKSHIVEFSPEQSISEISLFHNFVFCKNVNLLNEQKGYLVRTKNARENEGGAICGISSLDSFFL; encoded by the coding sequence ATGGAGGGAGACGACCTGGAGAGCAGAGTGAACCACTTCTACGGAGTGGTGCAGCAGGAAATCATAAACTTTTTCACAGAGGAGAAAGACAATAATAAGTACCTCAGTTACGCACGGATACAACTGTTAATGCAAGATTTGATGGATTATCTAAATAGTGATGGGTTCTATATCTTTACCAAAGCGTGCCAAGGAGGGGGCAACATCAGGTACCTCCAAGAACCCAAGCTGTTCTCATTTTCAGTGATCCCACAGATGCTAAGTCGAAGTCTCCTACAACTCTGCCAGGAGTGCACATTGCTTTACTCGCAATTATTTGACAATATCGTTTGcgatatgcattttttattaagcgTGTTTGAAGGGATAAAAGAGTACGACGATTTTTGTGGTAGGCTGATTGGGATTTGCGAGAGGGTTTATTTGAGTAAGGAGGGCCCAGGGAGAGACATAAAAAACGACATACGTTGCGTTATTGGCCGGTCGGACTACATGCTGGACAGCCCTGGGGGGGGGCCACaaagcggaagaagcggagaaaGCGGTGAAAGCGGCGAGATGGGAGAAATGggacgaagcggacgaagcCAGCCAGGCGGACAAAACTGCCAAGTTAAACAAATCGAGTACAACACCATTTCGGTGGCATTTGGCAACCTGTCGTCTGTGCTGTTCGAGGCGCACAAGAGCATGCTGAAGCAGGTTTACCGGGAGTGCTTCCCCCtcgagggggaggggcaacCGCTAGAGAAGGGGCTACCGCAGGGGGAAGTGCGGGGAGGACGGCCCCTAAAGGAGGTGGGCTCCATCCTGGAGgggaaattcaaaaatgatTTCCTCGAGGGGATAGTCACGTGCATGAAGAAGTGCCACGAGGAGTACCTCACCAAAACACAACCCTTgcaaggaaacaacaaaacaGTTATCCTTTCCATTCTACACAATGAGGATCTAAACAGTTTCGATAAATACAGAACCAAGTATGagttaaataaaatggacaTAAGTCAGAAATGCCTAACGATAAAGGAGttgcaacttttttatgaaaaaaaaaaattatttttaaattatcctCATGAGACGTTAGCAGAGACATTAAAAAGGGTGAAGGAATGTCAAAAGGAGCTCCACGAGGGGAAGCTTGCTCCTGGAAAACTCCTCCTAGATTTGAATGCTCGAGAGTATGACCCATATGAGTGCCCCAATTATATGGAGCACGTGTTAGAAGTGAGTGTGGTGTACTTCCGATCACTTTACTCACCTGATCACTTTAATGAGACTATTTGGAACGTGAGGGAGTTACTCGAATTCAGTGATGCTGTTAAGATTCCATCGGTGCCTTACCAACTAGTGGGATCGAAACGAATACAAATGATGCTCCTTGATGAATCCATCCTAAAAAAGTATCTCTCTCTAGACTtaaataagagaaaaaaatcagacAAGCAAATACAACACGATATGAATCTGTTACAGAAAACGTTCGCCCTGCAGGTGGACCCATCGCTCAGCCAAAATGAACACATCGTTTCGCATGCCATTAGGGAGGACCACCATTATTTACTCAAACCGCAAagagaggggggaaaaaataatttacacgGTACAGACATTAGGGAAAAGCTCATGCTTTACTATAAACCGGAGGAACGGGATAAGCTCTCCTTTTATGTCCTCATGCAGAGGTTGTTTCCGACTCCATTCACTGCGGTGCATTGCAGGACGAGGGTGCACCCAAGCGGGGAGGCCACATGTGATTCTTCGAATACAGAGAAGGGAGCAGTGGGAGGAAATATATCCGGCGTCCAATGCGTGAGTAAATCCCACATCGTTGAATTCTCACCTGAACAATCCATCTCCGAAATTAGCCTCttccacaattttgtgttttgcaaaaatgtgaacctGCTGAATGAACAGAAGGGGTACCTGGTGCGCACGAAGAACGCCCGGGAGAACGAGGGGGGCGCCATTTGCGGCATCTCCAGCTT